The Alphaproteobacteria bacterium DNA segment TAACAATCAGTTGACATACGTGTAACATATAGTTGACAGCTATAAGACAATGCCTTATAGTCAAGCCATGAAGATCATACGCACCAAAGAGTTTGACCGTAGGGCGGAAAAGCTGTTGGACGAGGACGATCTGGCGGAATTGCAAGACACACTGCTTGCTTTGCCCGATGCCGGGGACGTTATCCCAGCCAGTGGCGGTCTGCGGAAGCTGCGCTGGGCATTGCCGGGTAGGGGAAAACGCGGCGGCGCGCGCGTGATCTACTTCGTCTTGGGTGGGAATGGGACGATCTATCTGCTGACCGTCTATGCCAAGGCGGAAAAAGAGGACCTAGACCCATCGGAAAAGAAAGCCTGGTCCAGGTATGCAACCCTGATTAAGGAGGAATATCGCCATGCCGATGAAGAAACAAGGCACTAAGCCGCGCTCGTCGCCTCTGGGCCGGTCCGTCCAGCGCGGCCTGAAAGAGGCTCTGGCCCATGCGCGCGGCGAGATCGAGCTTCCGTCCTATCAGCCGGCCAGCGTCCCTAAGCTGGTTGACGTGGCGCGGCTGCGTACGCGGCTGGGGTTGAGCCAAGCCAAATTCGCCGAGCGGTTTGGGTTTGACGTGACCGCTGTGCATGCCTGGGAACAACATCGCCGCATGCCAGGCCGCGCGGCGCGCATCCTGCTACAAGTCATCGACCGAGAGCCAGCCGCCGTGCTTCGCGCCATCGGTGCCGTTTGATGGGGCCTCAAGTTAGTGAGGATGCAAAATCCTTATTCCCGACCAAGAAAGAATTTGAAGCCCACAAAGGGCTTGCTGGGCACTGCTAAGCGAGAATTGTGAGGGGTCGTTAGGTCTCGGCCTAAATATTGACCCAAACCCCACCGCATCCTACTGTTTGCGCGAAGGCGTGTGCCTTCACGGGGCCTAGAAACCCCGCACAGAGCGGCAGTCCTGATTCGTCGGGACTGCCATCCGCGCCTCTGGCCGGAGGGTGGCGTTATGTCCAGGGCGAAAGCCTAAAGGCGCGCACGCCGTTGCTCTGTGACGGTTTCTAGCCTCCGGCCACCAGCGCGGAGCGGTATTATGTCAGACAACAAATCAGCCTTCATATTCGCCTATGCTTTGGCGGCGGTCTCCGGGTTTATCATGGGTATCATTGTTTGCCACTTGTAACCCCGCCCAGGCCGCGCGCAGCTTTGTCGCATCACCCCTTCAGCAGCGCATCATACCTCTGGTCCTCGGGGCAGGTGCTTTCCTTGGGCATCTTGCCGTTGTGCCAGAAGAAATCGAACATGTTGCGTTGCTGGGCCGCGATCAGCTCGTTTTCCACAAGGATGATCTTTTTTGCCACGCGCCCATTCACATTGAAAGAAACCTTATTCCCATAGAGCAAGCTTAGCTGATTGATGAAATATCGGCTGGGCACCAGGCGGACTTCCTTCAGGGGCGTCCGATGGAAGCTGTCGTTTTCATCGCATAGCGCACGGACACGCACACCAGCGCGGCGCATACGCAGCCATCGGTCCACCACTTCCTGCGTCGAAAGGCTGCCTTGGTTGAATGCAATCAAGACCTCGCCGCCCGTATCGCCCAACGTGCGGGAAACGTCATCCAGCAAGTCGAGATAGGCGTTCTCCGATTCCAGGATCGTCACTGTCCGGTCGTGCTCGCGCACGCCGTTATCGGGTGTGAATTCTAGGCCGCGACTTTCGAACGTCTCTTGCAGCTTGCGAAGCGTGGTTTCTTGGGCGTTTCCCGCGCCGCGCTCGACCTGCTGAATCGTTCTGGGGGCCAGGTCTGCGGTACCGGCGAGGTCTTCGATGGTCCAGTCCATGGCGGCGCGCGCCATACGCACTTGCTTGGCTGTAATCATTTTTCATTCCCTCCGGTTTTAGTTGCCCACAAAAAAGATTGCCGATAATCGATAATCTGTCAAATAAATTAACCCATCATTAACAACTGTTCCGTCATAATACGCCTCATGGATGCCGAGACAGAACTCACTGAAGCCCTTGAAATCCGCTACGGAATAGCGGGGGCTTGGGCCATCCTTCAGGAAATCCAAAAGGCACAGTCGCACACGCGCCCGACTTACGGGCATCACAGACCATTCCCTTGGTTGCAACCCGAACCTATTAAGACGGAGCAAGAAAATGGGGAGACACGATGATGCTGTTCATCAATTTCTCGAGACTGTTGTGCGTTCAAACCCTCCGCAATCACATGACGGTCCTATCACGCTGGCGCAGAGCCGCGCTCTGTGCCTCTTGATCCGAGAGATCACGCACATGCATAAACGACCAGCCGATGCGATCATGGCCGATTTGCTGGATCGCATGGGAATCGAGGACATTGCCGATCTACCGCAGAGCCAGTGTCCGAACGCCTTGGCGTGGTTGGGTCGGTTGATCGGATCGCGATAGCTTAGCGGTCGGACGACTTTCGCGGTGCAGGCCCACTTAGTGCATTTTGGGCAGACTGTATCTTATGGAATTTAATAACATTATCAGCGATAAGGCGGCCATTCTCGACGATCCGTTCACGATCACTCCCGTTCGTGTCCAAGGTCTGCTTGTATATCGTCAGAATCCAATCAGCCTCTTGCTCGGGATCGACTTCCATTTTCTCTTCGACGATTTTCTTGCGGACAGCCGTGATGATCGCAGACATAACGCTAAGATCCATATCCGCCAAAGCATCGTCTAGCTCTGTTGGCATAAGGTCTGATATTTTGCATTCCAAAGCCTTCGAAATCCGCTCAAGCCATTCGATAGTCAAGCGTCTCTCGCCCGATTCTAGGCGTAGTATTTGAGGCGCGGAGGTCGGCGGGTTGATCTCGTCGGCGAGGCGCTGCATCGACCAACCTTTAGCCTCGCGCCGTTCTTTTATGCGATTTGTCATGGCATTATTGTAATCAGATGAGGTAAAATTGAAATTACCATTAGGGCATTTTATTTGTTGACTCTCATTGTCAAGATGGTAACGTCCAAACATGACTCACGCCCTCGCTGTCTATATTGATCGAAACTACCCATCGCGCGCCGCATTCGCGGCCAGCGTTAGCGTGTCGCCAGCCGCTATATGCCGATACATCCACGGCCAGCGCGTGCCCGGAAGACGGGTCATGGCGCGGATTGTCGATGCGACCGGCGGGGCGGTGCGTCCGGAAGATTTCTTCGGCCTGCCATCTGCCCCGCCGACACCCCCCGTATCCAAGAAACACCCTACCCGCAGCCGGAGGGCAAAGACATGAGGCGTTTTGACCGGCTCCCCAGGATTTTCCACAAATTGAAAGGCTGCCAACCATGACGATCCACATCCAGTCGATCAGCCGCGCGGCGGTGGAAGACGCGGTGTCCCAGGCGCTGCGACAGAGCATCGGCCCTCGGCGCGAATATGGCTATGACGAGGCCGCCGCCATCTTGGATGTGGAACGCCGGACGCTGGAAGCCTGGGTTTTGGGGCAGCAAGCGCCCTGCCTGTATAAATTTTTGCGGCTGGCGGCCTGGCTGGGGCCGGAGTTTGTGAACCACGTCCTGCGCCTGGCCGGGCTGGATGGTGCGTCGCGCAGCGGCACCGCCGCCGCACCCGACGATCTGCACCTGAATAAAGACGTTGGCCGTCTGATCTGCGCTCTGGGCGACGCCCTCAGCGACGGGCACGTCGATCACCTGGAGCGCCCCAACGTCGCCAACCGCGCGCGCCATCTGCACGCCGAGCTGGGCGATTGGCTGACCCAGCACGACCACACCGCCGCGCGGGGGAAATGATGGAATCAGACCGCTTGAGCTTCTTTAAGATTTCGCTGCTCTCGTTGCAGCCGTACGGCTTCGGGCAATGTGAACACATATTGCAGAACAAGCCGTGTGAAGGTTTCCAGGTCTTCGGCTGCTGCGACGGAGGGAGTTTCTATACTGTGCGCGGCGCCGTTGCCAAGCTCACGAATTTCATCGGCCCATTCGTACAGACTGCGGGTCAGAACGCCGTTACCCGCCAACCATTTGATGCGCTTTTTCAGATCAAGGCTGTGCTTGGGCGTATCGTCGGGGTGCGGATACGCTGTCTTCAACGCCACTTCCAGCGTCCGTCGAAACAACATGCAAGCACCGTTCAGGTTGTCACGCTTTCTATTCTCGCATGCCTCCAGATAAAGCTTTTTCACTCCGTCCGACAAATAACCAGGCGCGTCGTGCCAGTAGGGCTTGGGCCAGGTCTCGCGCAACGCCGAGATGCCAATCTTTGGATTGTGCCGCCTCGGAAAGCTATTTTTATTGGAAAAGATGATTTGAACGCTCTCTTTGTTCAAAGCCGTCATGCCCAGGCCGCACAGACTGCATCGCCAGAAAGAAACCATGCCGCGGCTCGGGTCGCGTTCATAACGCGGCATTTCTTGCACCAGAGTAAAACGCGCGTTCGGCTGCAGGCAGTGGGGACAATCATAGATCAGGAAGGGGGCGTCTGACATGGATCTCTCCAAATGCATCCGGTTGATCGAAGCGCGTTTGGCGGCGACATCAGACAACCCGCTGGAATCTGACCCTGTTACCGCCTTGTGGCAAGATTATAAGCAGATGGATGATCTACGAGAAAGGGACATCTTTGTCCTAGTTTTGATAGCAAAGGCCCTGGACGTCAGCTGCAGGCTTGCGTCGATAGAACGACACCAGACTGAGAAGGCGAACTAGCCCATGCGCCGCCCCGAGCAGGACATGCAGCGGATAGTGGCCAGGTGGCTGACCCTTGCGCTGGACCCGCGATGCGCGCGGTTTTGTCATGTCCCGAATGGCGGGGCACGAAGCCCGGCGGAGGGCAAGATATTCAAAAGCATGGGCGTCCGCGCTGGTGTCCCTGATCTGCTGATCGAGTGGCATGTCGATGCCACCCCCATCAACGCAGCCTATATCGACCACGGCTGGATCGAGATGAAGGCCGGTAAAGGCCGCCTGACGGCGGAACAGGACGCCTTCCTGGGCCAAACGGTCCTGTGGCGCGGCCATGCCGCCCTATGCCGCAGCCTGGACGAGGTTCAAGCCACCCTGCGCGGCTGGGGCGTGCCACTGAGGATAATCGGCAAATAATAGGAGGGCAGTGTGAGTATCAAATTGATGTCGGCCGCATGGTATGCGCCGCTGCCGCAAAAAGAAAAGATCGTATTGCTGGCGCTGGCGGACAATGCCAATGACGAGGGTGTCTGCTGGCCCTCCATTTCCAACGTGGCCTTGAAGTGTTCGGTTAGTGAGCGAACTGCCCAATATGCTATCCGCGCGTTGGAGCAGAATGGTTACCTGAAAACGGAAAAGAAACCGGGATCGAGCAGCGTCTATACGATCACCAATCCCAAGACGTGGCGACCATTGGATGCCGCTGGACACCTCTCATCGGGTGATGGGGTGCAGGATTTGCACCCCCGCAAGATTTGCACCCCTGCAAACCCTGCAAATGCAAGGAATTCCGGCCATGCTTTGGGAGGAGGGGTGCAGGATTTGCACCAGGGGGGCGCAGGATTTGCACCGGTGCAGAATCTGCGCCAAGGGGTGCAGGATTTGCACCAGGGGGGTGCAGAATCAGCATCCGCTACTATAGAACCATCATTGAACCATCAAGAACCATCAGGGGGGGAGCGCGCGGGCGCGCTCGACCCACCCCCCCATCCATCCGACGATCAATCCGGATCGAATAAACCGCCTGACCCGCTGGACCAGGCCGTGGCAGCTTGGAACGCGATGGCGGTCGAGGCGGGGCTGATCAAGGTTTTGGATTTGACCCCCGGTCGGCGGCGGCAGCTGGCCGCACGGATTGCCGAATGCGGCGGGATGGAGGGCTGGCGCCGGGCCATGGCGCGGGTGGGCAGCAGCTCGTTTTTGACCGGCGAAAATCCGCGAGGATGGAAAACCGATTTGGGTTTCATCATCGATCCAGATCACTTCGCCAAACTGCGCGAGGGCGGGTATGGCGGGATCGATGCCGCCGCCGATCCTGATACCAGCCATGATCTGCTGGACGGCATCCCAGACGAGCTGCGCGAGCCGCTGCGCCGCGCCAAGATTGGGGCTGAGGACGCGCGCCGCTGGTTTCGCGGCTGTCGGATCAACGGATCGGCCCTGTTGGTCCCCAAGCTGTTCACGCGGGACTGGATCGAGACCAATTACGGCCACCTGCTGCGGCGTGTGCTGGGCGATGGGCTGCAAATCACGGTGGAGGCGGCTTGATGGCGCGGCGTCGGCGGAGCTTGAGGTTGGACGCGGTGTCAGTGGATTACGGGACTCCCGAGGCCGCGCGGCAGGCGGACGCGCCCAAGGTAGCCGAATGCGACCCGCACGAACCGAACGTGACGGTCATCCACCGCCGGGTGCTGTCGCAGCGCGTCGTGGACCGCCTGTTGCGCCAGGGGATGATCACCCAGCGGCAGCATCAGGCGGCAGGGTTCTTGTACACCGATTGGCGCGCCTGTGGCTTTGAGCGGCCCGGCGGCGGCTTTCTGGCGCGGCTGATGCGGGTGCAGGGCGGCGGCAACACCGCCCAAGCCAGCCAGGCGCAGGCCTATGCCGAGATGCGTCTGCGCGAGGCCCTGAAGGCCGTGGGAGGGCGTCTATCGGATATGCTGGTCAGCGTAGTGTTGATCGACCGGCCCTTGTTGGACGCCTATCAGGATCGCCGCTGGACCAATCGCCCTCAACGCCAGGCCGCTGCCGTGACCGATCTGTGCCATGCCCTGGACGATCTGGTGCGGTTTTATGGGGTCTAGCGATGGCTGCGCGTAGAATCGCATGGAGGCAGAGAGCCAAAAAGCTGCTGGTATTGATGCCCAAGGAAAGGTGGTTGAACACGGATGAGATC contains these protein-coding regions:
- a CDS encoding type II toxin-antitoxin system RelE/ParE family toxin, with the translated sequence MPYSQAMKIIRTKEFDRRAEKLLDEDDLAELQDTLLALPDAGDVIPASGGLRKLRWALPGRGKRGGARVIYFVLGGNGTIYLLTVYAKAEKEDLDPSEKKAWSRYATLIKEEYRHADEETRH
- a CDS encoding helix-turn-helix domain-containing protein; the protein is MKKQGTKPRSSPLGRSVQRGLKEALAHARGEIELPSYQPASVPKLVDVARLRTRLGLSQAKFAERFGFDVTAVHAWEQHRRMPGRAARILLQVIDREPAAVLRAIGAV
- a CDS encoding helix-turn-helix transcriptional regulator, whose amino-acid sequence is MITAKQVRMARAAMDWTIEDLAGTADLAPRTIQQVERGAGNAQETTLRKLQETFESRGLEFTPDNGVREHDRTVTILESENAYLDLLDDVSRTLGDTGGEVLIAFNQGSLSTQEVVDRWLRMRRAGVRVRALCDENDSFHRTPLKEVRLVPSRYFINQLSLLYGNKVSFNVNGRVAKKIILVENELIAAQQRNMFDFFWHNGKMPKESTCPEDQRYDALLKG
- a CDS encoding helix-turn-helix domain-containing protein, translated to MFGRYHLDNESQQIKCPNGNFNFTSSDYNNAMTNRIKERREAKGWSMQRLADEINPPTSAPQILRLESGERRLTIEWLERISKALECKISDLMPTELDDALADMDLSVMSAIITAVRKKIVEEKMEVDPEQEADWILTIYKQTLDTNGSDRERIVENGRLIADNVIKFHKIQSAQNALSGPAPRKSSDR
- a CDS encoding DUF4145 domain-containing protein — encoded protein: MSDAPFLIYDCPHCLQPNARFTLVQEMPRYERDPSRGMVSFWRCSLCGLGMTALNKESVQIIFSNKNSFPRRHNPKIGISALRETWPKPYWHDAPGYLSDGVKKLYLEACENRKRDNLNGACMLFRRTLEVALKTAYPHPDDTPKHSLDLKKRIKWLAGNGVLTRSLYEWADEIRELGNGAAHSIETPSVAAAEDLETFTRLVLQYVFTLPEAVRLQREQRNLKEAQAV
- a CDS encoding VRR-NUC domain-containing protein, producing MRRPEQDMQRIVARWLTLALDPRCARFCHVPNGGARSPAEGKIFKSMGVRAGVPDLLIEWHVDATPINAAYIDHGWIEMKAGKGRLTAEQDAFLGQTVLWRGHAALCRSLDEVQATLRGWGVPLRIIGK
- a CDS encoding helix-turn-helix domain-containing protein → MSIKLMSAAWYAPLPQKEKIVLLALADNANDEGVCWPSISNVALKCSVSERTAQYAIRALEQNGYLKTEKKPGSSSVYTITNPKTWRPLDAAGHLSSGDGVQDLHPRKICTPANPANARNSGHALGGGVQDLHQGGAGFAPVQNLRQGVQDLHQGGAESASATIEPSLNHQEPSGGERAGALDPPPHPSDDQSGSNKPPDPLDQAVAAWNAMAVEAGLIKVLDLTPGRRRQLAARIAECGGMEGWRRAMARVGSSSFLTGENPRGWKTDLGFIIDPDHFAKLREGGYGGIDAAADPDTSHDLLDGIPDELREPLRRAKIGAEDARRWFRGCRINGSALLVPKLFTRDWIETNYGHLLRRVLGDGLQITVEAA